A window of the Haloarcula litorea genome harbors these coding sequences:
- a CDS encoding HTH domain-containing protein — MQTECPTTRRAELFVRGDLPRPARSRRAAVESTLTDLRRRGVLDEVETTEWRKRVPLHGEGECRERELFNEFSVWARERDARLAPFFSTRECYSTTTGECRTELVLPALCLAVYEDGELARLAPIAADGRPSSVEDCLTDLAADRRTATETTTAGTAD, encoded by the coding sequence ATGCAAACAGAGTGTCCTACGACCCGACGCGCGGAACTGTTCGTCAGAGGTGACCTGCCGCGACCGGCCCGCTCGCGCCGGGCCGCCGTCGAGAGCACGCTGACGGACCTGCGCCGGCGCGGCGTCCTCGACGAGGTCGAGACGACCGAGTGGCGAAAGCGGGTCCCGCTCCACGGCGAGGGGGAGTGCCGGGAACGGGAGCTGTTCAACGAGTTCTCCGTCTGGGCGCGCGAACGAGACGCCCGGCTCGCCCCGTTCTTCAGCACCCGGGAGTGCTACAGCACGACGACGGGCGAGTGCCGGACCGAACTCGTCCTGCCGGCGCTGTGTCTGGCCGTCTACGAGGACGGTGAACTCGCCCGGTTGGCCCCGATCGCCGCCGACGGCCGCCCGTCCTCCGTCGAAGACTGTCTGACCGACCTCGCCGCGGACCGACGCACCGCGACGGAGACGACGACGGCCGGCACCGCGGACTGA
- a CDS encoding DUF7547 family protein, whose translation MSASSGDDITALLTELVTTLRDLETEIEPRTERGNPRPPTPRELLRFTSDVTIPAAILVLKTNIEALKLLRRALRMADGRPPTSGTGASTVTDRATRLSRATLSRLDDALSDLQAAVEGQPADEEARELLAEARDLRDDLAERLDDAGGETADDIDPTDGGTDVPVDVDAELRSIKDELDDDVDGNGGSPGGDGGDDNHN comes from the coding sequence ATGAGCGCCAGTTCGGGCGACGACATCACGGCCCTGTTGACGGAGCTGGTCACGACACTGCGGGACCTGGAGACCGAGATCGAACCGCGGACCGAACGGGGGAACCCACGGCCGCCCACGCCGCGGGAACTCCTGCGGTTCACGAGCGACGTGACGATCCCGGCGGCGATCCTCGTCCTGAAGACGAACATCGAGGCGCTGAAGCTCCTCCGGCGCGCGCTCCGGATGGCCGACGGCCGCCCGCCGACGTCGGGGACGGGCGCGAGCACGGTCACGGACCGAGCGACGCGGCTCAGTCGGGCGACGCTCTCGCGACTGGACGACGCGCTCTCGGACCTCCAGGCGGCCGTCGAGGGGCAGCCGGCCGACGAAGAGGCGAGGGAACTGCTCGCGGAGGCGCGGGACCTCCGGGACGACCTGGCCGAGCGCCTCGACGACGCCGGAGGAGAGACCGCCGATGACATCGACCCGACCGACGGCGGCACCGACGTCCCCGTCGACGTGGACGCGGAGCTACGGTCGATCAAGGACGAGCTCGACGACGACGTCGACGGCAACGGTGGGTCGCCGGGCGGCGATGGCGGGGACGATAACCATAATTAA
- the dpsA gene encoding DNA starvation/stationary phase protection protein DpsA, whose protein sequence is MPEQEHVRKQFGEVEENELRLEREKSEQIIDALNKDLADAYVLYHQLKKHHWNVEGAEFRDLHLFLGEAAGNVEEAADMIAERAQALGGTPISGPTAQEEHAGVEYEGQDVYDIRTSLENDLEIYGDVIESLRDHIELAENLGDHATAQILREIIVETEDDAHHIEHYLEDDTLVTEGAMD, encoded by the coding sequence ATGCCTGAACAAGAACACGTCCGGAAGCAGTTCGGGGAAGTCGAGGAGAACGAACTTCGGCTGGAGCGAGAGAAGTCCGAGCAGATCATCGACGCGCTGAACAAGGACCTGGCCGACGCCTACGTCCTCTACCACCAGCTGAAGAAGCACCACTGGAACGTCGAGGGCGCGGAGTTCCGCGATCTCCACCTGTTCCTCGGCGAGGCCGCCGGGAACGTCGAGGAGGCCGCCGATATGATCGCCGAGCGCGCACAGGCACTGGGCGGAACGCCCATCTCCGGCCCGACCGCACAGGAGGAACACGCCGGCGTCGAGTACGAGGGTCAGGACGTCTACGACATCCGCACCTCCCTGGAGAACGATCTGGAGATCTACGGCGACGTCATCGAGTCGCTCCGTGACCACATCGAGCTGGCGGAGAACCTCGGCGACCACGCGACCGCCCAGATCCTCCGCGAGATCATCGTCGAGACGGAGGACGACGCCCACCACATCGAACACTACCTCGAGGACGACACGCTCGTCACCGAGGGCGCGATGGACTGA
- the acs gene encoding acetate--CoA ligase alpha subunit: MGRLSTLFAPERVAVIGATDSEGSVGRAITANLLESFDGEVVAVNPYKEEVLGLHCYDEVGDAERPAAIDVAVVVVPPDVAVEAIREAGAAGIENVVVITAGFGETGTEGAARERALREVAAEYDLNLVGPNSLGVMSTPKGLNATFGNEMAAEGDISFMSQSGAFVTAVLDWAAERDVGFKDIVSLGNKAILDEGDFVAEWGDDPETEVILGYLEDIADGSSFVDTAREVTQDTPIVLVKSGRTDAGASAAASHTGAMAGSERAYEAGLDQAGTLRVESVQELFDFAQILSGQPLPDGDEIAIVTNAGGPGVMTTDAVGDSDLSLAEFGDETLQRLGEAMPDEANIYNPVDIIGDAPAERFELALETVLDDDNVAMAVVVACPTAVLSFEELAEVVTQKQRETGMPIATTLMGGKSVGEGQAVLSEAGIPNYFDPARAVHSLDALREYDEIQSREYESPAEFDVDRERAREILESAADRGSNRLGVEAMELLDAYGIPTPRGDVVSSPGEAERVAEEIGEEVVMKIVSPDILHKSDIGGVEVGVPPEEVRDTYEDLVVRARNYQSDATVLGVQVQEMVDLDSGTETILGMNRDPQFGPLLLFGLGGIFVEVLEDNTVRVAPVSEPEAREMLDDIDSAPLLRGARGRDPVDEDSLVEAVQRLSQLVTDFPAIVELDINPLVATPDGVQAVDLRLTLDQEEL, translated from the coding sequence ATGGGACGACTATCGACGCTGTTCGCGCCGGAACGGGTCGCCGTGATCGGTGCGACCGACTCGGAGGGGTCGGTCGGCCGCGCCATCACGGCGAACCTGCTCGAATCGTTCGACGGCGAGGTGGTCGCAGTGAACCCCTACAAGGAGGAGGTGCTCGGGTTGCACTGCTACGACGAGGTCGGCGACGCCGAGCGGCCGGCGGCCATCGACGTCGCCGTCGTCGTGGTACCACCGGACGTCGCCGTCGAGGCAATCCGCGAGGCCGGGGCGGCCGGCATCGAGAACGTCGTCGTCATCACCGCCGGGTTCGGCGAGACCGGCACCGAAGGGGCCGCCCGCGAGCGCGCCCTCCGTGAGGTCGCCGCCGAGTACGACCTGAACCTCGTCGGTCCGAACAGCCTCGGCGTGATGTCGACCCCGAAGGGGCTGAACGCCACCTTCGGCAACGAGATGGCCGCCGAGGGCGACATCTCCTTTATGAGTCAGTCGGGCGCGTTCGTCACGGCCGTGCTGGACTGGGCCGCTGAGCGCGACGTCGGGTTCAAGGACATCGTCTCGCTGGGCAACAAGGCGATCCTCGACGAGGGGGACTTCGTCGCGGAGTGGGGCGACGACCCCGAGACCGAGGTCATCCTCGGCTACCTGGAGGACATCGCCGACGGAAGTTCGTTCGTCGACACCGCCCGCGAGGTCACGCAGGACACGCCGATCGTCCTCGTGAAGTCCGGCCGGACGGACGCGGGCGCGTCGGCGGCCGCCTCCCACACCGGTGCGATGGCCGGCTCCGAGCGGGCCTACGAGGCCGGACTGGACCAGGCCGGCACGCTCCGGGTGGAGTCCGTCCAGGAGCTGTTCGACTTCGCGCAGATCCTCTCGGGCCAGCCCCTGCCCGACGGCGACGAGATCGCCATCGTCACCAACGCCGGCGGCCCCGGCGTGATGACGACCGACGCCGTCGGCGACTCCGACCTCTCGCTGGCGGAGTTCGGGGACGAGACCCTCCAGCGGCTGGGCGAGGCGATGCCCGACGAGGCGAACATCTACAACCCCGTCGACATCATCGGCGACGCGCCCGCCGAGCGGTTCGAGCTCGCCCTGGAGACCGTCCTCGACGACGACAACGTCGCGATGGCCGTCGTCGTCGCCTGCCCGACCGCGGTGCTGTCCTTCGAGGAGCTGGCCGAGGTCGTCACGCAGAAACAGCGGGAGACCGGGATGCCCATCGCGACGACGCTGATGGGCGGGAAGTCGGTCGGCGAGGGCCAGGCCGTCCTCAGCGAGGCCGGGATCCCGAACTACTTCGACCCCGCGCGGGCCGTCCACAGCCTCGACGCGCTCCGGGAGTACGACGAGATCCAGTCCCGGGAGTACGAGTCCCCCGCCGAGTTCGACGTGGATCGCGAGCGCGCCCGCGAGATCCTGGAGTCCGCGGCCGACCGCGGTTCGAACCGCCTCGGCGTCGAGGCGATGGAGCTGCTGGACGCCTACGGCATCCCGACGCCGCGGGGCGACGTGGTCTCCTCGCCCGGCGAGGCCGAGCGGGTCGCCGAGGAGATCGGCGAGGAGGTCGTGATGAAGATCGTCAGCCCGGACATCCTCCACAAGTCCGACATCGGCGGGGTCGAGGTCGGCGTCCCGCCCGAGGAGGTCCGCGACACCTACGAGGACCTCGTGGTCCGGGCGCGGAACTACCAGTCCGACGCGACCGTCCTGGGCGTGCAGGTCCAGGAGATGGTCGACCTCGACTCCGGCACCGAGACCATCCTCGGGATGAACCGCGACCCGCAGTTCGGGCCGCTGCTGCTCTTTGGCCTCGGTGGTATTTTCGTGGAGGTCCTCGAAGACAACACCGTCAGAGTCGCGCCGGTCAGCGAACCCGAGGCCAGAGAGATGCTAGACGACATCGACTCCGCGCCCCTGCTCCGGGGCGCACGGGGCCGTGACCCCGTCGACGAGGACAGCCTCGTCGAGGCCGTCCAGCGGCTCTCACAGCTGGTCACGGACTTCCCGGCCATCGTCGAACTGGACATCAACCCCCTCGTCGCGACCCCCGACGGGGTGCAGGCGGTCGACCTGCGACTCACCCTCGACCAGGAGGAACTATGA
- a CDS encoding phosphotransacetylase family protein yields the protein MTDSNTLLVTSTQEGIGKTAITLALAKSAQDAGNEVGYMKPKGTRLQSAVGKTRDEDPMLARELLGLDAEMHEMEPIVYSPTFIQEAIRGREDPDELRGRVLDNFQSLSEDRDLMVVEGSDHLDTGGIVDLTDVDIAEALDARVLLVCGFATAGDADEVLAAARRVGDRLAGVVFNGVSDAAMEELTDDVLPFLEGKGVPVYGSIPSVADLAGVTVADLADSLGADVLTNEAPTDVHVERFTVGAMGGNSALEQFRRTHDAVMITGGDRSEIQTAALEASGIEALLLTGGFRPASAVLGRAEEEGVPILLVQSDTRTTIDRVEDVLRSGRTRDEATVERMQGLLADNVDVEAVVGIDED from the coding sequence ATGACCGACTCGAACACGCTACTCGTCACCTCGACTCAGGAAGGCATCGGTAAGACGGCCATCACTCTCGCGCTCGCGAAGTCCGCACAGGACGCCGGCAACGAGGTCGGCTACATGAAGCCCAAGGGCACCCGCCTGCAGAGCGCGGTCGGCAAGACCCGCGACGAGGACCCGATGCTGGCCCGCGAGCTACTCGGCCTCGACGCCGAGATGCACGAGATGGAACCCATCGTCTACTCGCCGACGTTCATCCAGGAGGCCATCCGCGGCCGCGAGGACCCCGACGAGCTCCGCGGGCGCGTCCTCGACAACTTCCAGTCGCTGTCCGAGGACCGCGACCTGATGGTCGTCGAGGGCAGCGACCACCTCGACACCGGCGGCATCGTCGACCTGACCGACGTCGACATCGCCGAGGCGCTCGACGCCCGCGTCCTGCTGGTCTGTGGGTTCGCCACCGCCGGCGACGCCGACGAGGTGCTCGCGGCGGCCCGCCGCGTGGGCGACCGCCTCGCGGGCGTCGTCTTCAACGGGGTCAGCGACGCCGCGATGGAGGAGCTCACCGACGACGTCCTCCCCTTCCTCGAGGGGAAGGGCGTACCGGTCTACGGGTCGATCCCGAGCGTGGCCGACCTGGCCGGCGTCACGGTCGCCGACCTCGCGGACAGCCTCGGCGCGGACGTCCTGACCAACGAGGCACCGACCGACGTCCACGTCGAGCGGTTCACCGTCGGCGCGATGGGGGGCAACAGCGCCCTCGAACAGTTCCGCCGGACCCACGACGCCGTGATGATCACGGGCGGGGACCGATCGGAGATCCAGACGGCGGCGCTGGAGGCCTCCGGCATCGAGGCGCTGCTGCTGACCGGCGGGTTCCGTCCGGCAAGCGCCGTCCTCGGCCGTGCCGAGGAGGAGGGGGTCCCCATCCTGCTGGTCCAGTCGGACACCCGGACGACCATCGACCGGGTCGAGGACGTGCTCCGGTCGGGCCGGACCCGGGACGAGGCCACCGTCGAGCGGATGCAGGGCCTGCTCGCGGACAACGTCGACGTCGAGGCCGTCGTCGGCATCGACGAGGACTGA
- the bioD gene encoding dethiobiotin synthase → MTDGARALFVVGTDTGVGKTVVTAGLTGWLRERGRDAVAVKPCQTGHPPDDDAGFVADACGDDDAAVCHRYLEPALAPEVAADVADEPLAYGEILSAVRESVAAHETAVVEGIGGLRVPLADGREVLDLVADLGLPALVVARSGLGTLNHTGLTVDALRARGVEVRGVVLNEYEGATTAERTNPPVLERTTDCEVWTVPQLALADAAEAVSGVREHLPATVLP, encoded by the coding sequence GTGACCGACGGCGCGCGAGCGCTGTTCGTCGTCGGGACGGACACGGGCGTCGGCAAGACGGTCGTCACGGCCGGACTGACGGGCTGGCTCCGCGAGCGGGGTCGCGACGCCGTCGCGGTCAAGCCCTGTCAGACCGGCCACCCGCCGGACGACGACGCCGGGTTCGTCGCCGATGCCTGCGGCGACGACGACGCGGCGGTCTGTCACCGCTACCTCGAACCGGCGCTGGCACCCGAGGTGGCCGCCGACGTGGCGGACGAGCCCCTCGCGTACGGCGAGATACTGTCGGCGGTTCGGGAGTCCGTCGCCGCTCACGAGACGGCCGTCGTCGAGGGGATCGGCGGCCTGCGGGTCCCGCTGGCGGACGGTCGGGAGGTCCTCGACCTCGTCGCCGACCTCGGGCTGCCGGCGCTTGTCGTCGCCCGATCGGGGCTCGGAACGCTGAACCACACGGGGCTGACCGTCGACGCGCTCCGCGCCCGCGGCGTCGAGGTTCGGGGCGTCGTCCTGAATGAGTACGAGGGCGCGACCACGGCCGAGCGCACGAACCCGCCGGTCCTCGAACGGACGACCGACTGCGAGGTGTGGACCGTCCCGCAGCTGGCCCTCGCCGACGCCGCCGAGGCCGTCTCGGGCGTCCGCGAGCACCTACCGGCGACCGTCCTCCCCTGA
- a CDS encoding aminotransferase class I/II-fold pyridoxal phosphate-dependent enzyme, with translation MSHGFDLDSRLRKREDRDLRRHLEVAESVGARTRFGEDPKGEATEFGEETVVFAANNYLGLADDGRVQRAAELGARTVGTGAGASRLVTGDTRAHRALERDLAACKRSERALVFSSGYAANVGTIDALAPDAVFSDELNHASIIDGCRVGAGETVVYDHCDPEDLRAKLEARAAGAGTDESWLVVTDSVFSMDGDVAPLAALCDVCEEAGAWLMVDEAHATGVFDGGGGVVQREGLSDRVDIQLGTLSKALASQGGYVAGDEALIEYLLNAARSFVFSTGLAPPAAAAAREALRIARETDRTDRLWTTVERLREGFEAMGYEVLGETHILPVLVGDRADALALDEELREHGVVAPAIRPPTVPEGTSRIRVAPMATHTDADVERCLDAFERAGEEVGVL, from the coding sequence ATGAGCCACGGGTTCGATCTGGATTCGCGACTCCGGAAGCGCGAGGATCGGGACCTCCGTCGTCACCTCGAAGTCGCGGAGTCCGTCGGCGCTCGCACCCGCTTCGGCGAGGACCCGAAGGGCGAAGCGACCGAGTTCGGCGAGGAGACGGTCGTCTTCGCGGCCAACAACTACCTCGGACTGGCCGACGACGGGCGGGTCCAGCGGGCGGCCGAACTCGGCGCTCGCACGGTCGGGACGGGCGCGGGTGCCTCCCGGCTGGTCACCGGCGACACGCGGGCACACCGCGCGCTGGAACGGGACCTCGCGGCGTGTAAGCGCTCCGAGCGCGCCCTCGTCTTCTCGTCGGGGTACGCAGCCAACGTCGGCACCATCGACGCGCTCGCGCCCGACGCGGTCTTCTCGGACGAACTGAACCACGCCTCCATCATCGACGGCTGCCGCGTCGGCGCGGGCGAGACGGTCGTCTACGACCACTGCGATCCCGAGGACCTGCGCGCGAAGCTCGAAGCGCGGGCGGCGGGGGCCGGGACCGACGAGTCCTGGCTCGTGGTCACCGACTCGGTGTTCTCGATGGACGGCGACGTGGCCCCGCTGGCGGCGCTCTGTGACGTCTGCGAGGAGGCCGGCGCGTGGCTGATGGTCGACGAGGCCCACGCGACGGGGGTGTTCGACGGGGGCGGCGGCGTCGTCCAGCGCGAGGGGCTGAGCGACCGCGTCGATATCCAGCTTGGGACCCTCTCGAAGGCGCTGGCGAGTCAGGGCGGCTACGTCGCCGGCGACGAGGCCCTGATCGAGTACCTGCTCAACGCCGCCCGCTCGTTCGTGTTCTCGACCGGCCTCGCACCGCCGGCGGCGGCGGCCGCCCGAGAGGCGCTGCGGATCGCCCGCGAGACGGACCGAACGGACCGGCTCTGGACCACCGTCGAACGGCTCCGCGAGGGGTTCGAGGCGATGGGCTACGAGGTGCTCGGCGAGACGCACATCCTGCCGGTCCTCGTCGGCGACCGCGCCGACGCGCTCGCGCTCGACGAGGAGCTGCGCGAGCACGGCGTCGTCGCACCCGCCATCCGGCCGCCGACGGTACCGGAGGGAACGTCCCGCATCCGCGTCGCGCCGATGGCGACGCACACCGACGCGGACGTCGAACGGTGTCTCGACGCCTTCGAGCGGGCCGGCGAGGAGGTCGGGGTGTTGTGA